The DNA region ATCATCTCTGGAGGCCCGGGACAAGGcagccctctctcccctttcttgtTTTGCTTATGACTTGAACCTGTAGCTCAACAATCAGACACAGTCATTGATTAAACCAATCCCATAGTTTGGTCACCAACACTCCATTGCTTTATATGCTGATGACATTTTAGATTGATCTAATACTGAAACCTCTATAATCCATGCTTTGTAGTTATTTGGTCTTGTTAGAGATATGTCAGGACATTAGACACCAAATCAGCATTAATGCATGTTGAAGAAGCCCCACTCTTTGACCTCACAGTGCCCATTTTCTGGGTATTATGCTCACATTCTGACATTTTCAAGCTAACCTAACAGCAGTGAACATTGACGGTCAGATGACAGACAGAGGTAATGGAAAATGTCTCTGTATCTGAGAGCACTGCACCCATTGCCGTGTCTGATCTCTTGTGTGAGATCAGACACTTGTGTGTGGGAAATAAACCTGTCAAAACATCACATAAAAGCAGTCTCTTTACTTCAAATGACTATTCCATTTTTACCCTTCTATTTTTACTAACATTCATCTTGCCCCTTTCAATGGTGTTTTGCATAAAAACATCCTCCTTTAACTACATAATCAGATCTCAGTCCCATTTTTAGAAGCCACATTTCTACCCGTGTCCTGGGGTTGTTTGTAGCCCCGGGCCCAGAGGAGGAGCGTTGGAGCAGTGGTGAAGGAGAGATGATGCCAGGGACCGCCATGAATCCTCTCTGGGGAATGTGCACAGGGCGCTGACACCAGTGCTTTAGCTGATAGATTTCAGAAGAGCTGAGGGTCACATGTTCCGACGTAAACAGTAGTAacaagaccgaataagaacgaaaagtTCGGAgcctgactttttatttttttttttttttttctctcagaagAAACGGGATGCTACGTTACCATtggctagtagctggattaaacccaatggttaaaatgctgacagctaacgttaaacagtgtaaagtgtgactgtatttccctgtagaggattccaacagcgggatgtaatgATATAATGTATGTCTGACTGCAACTGCCAACATCagataaacaacacagacggtgcgttcacttgaaactcgccagcctcgtgatgcattcaaagttattgtaaaatacccttttcccatctcttacttgtttttgtcatttaccagTAATtcactggtgaaataagtcattgttgttataagttattgttattacattattaatcaaacatttaattttgaccatatggccttagaaataaacaagccattctaTAATGTCGCCGACTgacgttttgtgctccttttttatattatatacattataaatataatatatatattttggttcaggcactgttttaaaagtatcgatttagcaccgttatcgaaaaaaaaaaaataaatacctaACCCtagtcacatgacacacacacacacacacacacaaaaacaaatcccttgagaaaaaaaagagagctttCTACCTTCTCCATTGTTGTGATGTCAAAATAAACTTCACAACGAGCTTCAATGAAAATTCTGGCCTGTCATTCATgttattttcccttttttcctcAACCTAGAGGTTATTACTTTTCCATTTAATTTCACACTTTAACTGGATCCAGCAGGAATCTGAATAAGTCATCCATTCAGTTTTCACCCTAATaatagagatagatagacagCATCAAACGGAGTTCTATTTCTGGATTTAATCTCCCTCTCATCAGTCAATGTCACATCAAATAGACTGGCATCAGAGACACTGGCAGTTATACTGCGTGTGTTGGTCTTTACAGCCTTGTTTGTCTTTGGAGGAGCCAGTCTCCAGCAGCCTGTGTTCAGGTGGAAAGAGATGTGGAAGATGTGGCGGTAACAAAATCTCATATAATTACCATAAACCACAGAGACCTGAGACTGATAATTAGCAGTCTCACGCCAGTGCCATTATGAGTTCCAGTgtttgtgaaaatgaaaaccacGTTTCCCATAAACCCAGTTGCTTTCCATCCTGCCGCTTCGTCTTTGGATTCTTTGGCAGTTCGAGGCAACGCTGCTTTAATGAACAGTAATTAAAGAACCACAACCACAAGGTTGGCGGTTCGATCCCAGGCTCCTCCAGCCACATGtcagtgtccctgagcaagacactgaacttTGGACGCTGAATGTGGCTGTCCACTGCTCTTAATGCTTAGGTTAAATGTAGAGattgaatttcactacattgtactgtacaATTGTATGTGATCATTAATAAAGTTTCTTCTAGAATTGCATGTGGAATTCCAACCAGAGCCATGACATCACATATGATGCTGAGGCTTGATGAATTGTGATTTATCTTTGAAACGCACAAATGCGTTAACGTATGTATCATTGGTTTGTCCCTATTGCAGATTGTGCAGATCCTGGTCCGAGCAGTTGTTGAGAACGTGATGGACAGCCAGGGGGAGCAGGCTGCGGCACTTGGCTCCAAACTGAAGGAGCTACTGGGCCGGGTCAGTTCCCGCCACAGCAGCGACTCTGAGGTATGGCAGCAATATGCTCTGCTGTACGAAGACGGACGCGGCTCCAACCCAGAGGACAATGAAAAGGTTGGTGCCAATATTATTCATATTTAGTATTTGTTTTGAGGGGCATTGATTGAATTAATTTGATGAGATGAAATGTCCCAACCATGTTGTTTCCCCATGATGCTTGAATCATAGTCAGCTGAACTAACCAATAATCACATCCCCAGGGCAAAGAGAGACCAGCTAAAACCATTCAACTGCATTTGACTTGTGTGTAGTCATCTGATCTGAAGGCAGGGTTGTTGTGTGCTTTCCCAGGCTCTCCAGTTCCTGTCCAAGGCTCATCGCTGCAAGCTTCAGTCTGGGGGCTGGGAGAAGGAAGCTGGTCTCTTCAAGGAGGTGGTCCTAAGAGCCATCAATATGGGGGAAGGTGATAGCCCTGCCACTTTTACAGTCTCCCTTTTGTCATGTTGATGTCTTTCCTTACCAGTAACTTTGTTATATATAACAGTTGAATATTGGACTCAGGATTCTTAGCCATCATAATCAGTATTATCCACTCACTGTGTCTTCTGAGAATCTATCACAGCAGGGAAAATAAGTATTGAACGCGTCAACATTTTTCCCAATAAAGATATTTTTGATGGGGCTATTGGCATGAAATTTTCACCAGATGTCAGTAACAACCCAAGTaatccacacatacaaagataTCAAAACAGAGAAGTCCATACATTAAGTTGTGTGTAATAAAGTCAAATGACACAGGGGAAAAGTATTGAACACACTTGCTGAAATTTATTTAATGCTTAATGACAGCTTCAAGACGCCTCCTGTATGAAAAAACTAGTCGCACACATTGCTCAGCTGTGATTTTTGCCCATTCTTTCACACAAACTGTCTTCAAATCTTGAAGGTTCCGGGGCATCTTCTATGAACTCTGATCTTCAGATCTTTCCAGAGGTTTTCAATTGGATTCAAGTCGGGTGATTGACTGGGCCATTCTAACAGCTGgattttctttctctgaaaCCAATTGAGAGTTTCCTTGGCtgtgtttgggatcattgtcttgctgaaatgTCCACCCTCGTTTCATTTTCAGCATCCTGGTGGATGGCAGCAGATTCTTATTAAGAATGTCACAGTACATTTCTCCATTCATCCTTCCTTCAATTATATGAAGTCTGCCAGTGCCAGATGCTGAAAAACAGCCCCACATCATGTTGCTCCCACCTCCAAACTTCACTGTTGGTATGGTGTTTTTAGGGTGAAGTGCAGTGCCATTTCTCCTTCAAATATTGGTGTATGCTATGACAGCCAAAGACTtcaattttggtctcatctgaccagatTATATTCTCCCAGTATGTCATTGGTTTGTCCAGATGTTGTGCAGCAAACTTTAAGCGAGCTTCCACATGGCTTTTCTTGAGCAGTGTTGTGTTGCGTGGTGTGCGTGCATAGAGGCCATGGCGGTTGAGTGCATTACTAAttgttttctttcaaacaacTGTACCTGCTTCTTCCAGGTCTTTCTGAAGATCTCCGCGAGTGGTCCTTGGTTCTTtcacaagtcttttttttaccaTACAGAACacatacaattgaacaagaacaaccctCTTCCACCCCCCCTccgcggtctcgaggaaaacaaaaaataaaaaataaaaacggaatCAGGAATCCCACCTTGCCTAGTCcctctcctctaattcttgtgttgctgaggtcattaggactgataccttTGCTGCTGCGTTACCCTCCGTGCTCAACTCTCACTCCCATTTCTTtagtattgggagttctcctacggatacttgcatcagtttagcataaatcctggacactaatcctctcaccggagaatcaacaagccatttaatgattgggtgcaTCTCAAGGTTTTCAAAACTTAACATAACTTCATCTTTGAATAActggtctagagtataaatacctctgtcactccactggttataaacaagaggtttgttaccagacattaagtacatgtgccaaattggggtgttcaaatgccacttattggtgtagtGTAGTTGCTCCTctacctgtttaaagttggtcaatgtgttggtgataatagggccataggctagcatacacttttttggacacacacctatGAAGGtgaggtcttgcagtcttagacttccagtgaggttttgctctatttctctccatgggactgtatatgaggggtccatccacactctgagggcccgtagctgaaaggctctgtggtacactttaaggttggggagggccaggcctcccGTGTTTATGGTACGTTgcagggtagagtattttagcctaggttgtttattattccaaatacaCTGCTGAATTACGGTATCAAGTTTattccagaaatgtattggtgggggTAGGGGGATCATtgtgcttaacccttgtgttgtcttcccgtcaaccttgaaaaaaacgtttttgacgcctttttttcacagtttgtttttgctttttccaacgttttaaattgaaaaaaaattcttctacacattttcagcgcttatttctacatcccatattttatgatatacaacaaaaattgaaaacgggtcaatttgactcaaagtcaacacaagggttaagaagttcacacaaggaactatgttcattttaacgacagcaatcctggaccgtagCAATACCGGCAGCGCAGACCAATTGGCCAGATCTCTTTGAATACTACTTagtatagtttcatagttgacctcgacaactcgctgtagcgatgcgtggatggtgatgcccaaatgtgtagttttgctttgggttggtattgtatcACTAATAGCTGATATCACCTGTTTGTTGTTCAACAGAAGAAGATTAGATGTATTCCAGTTAATTTTAGAACcggagattgagccaaattcaTTAAAGATCTTAAGAATTTTGTCCTCAAGGTCAGAGATGTACAGcaaaatatcatctgcaaataacgatattgagttgttattggatttaatctggacattacatattttaatttgcCTTATGGCTTGGGCTAACGGTTTAAGAGAGATTGCAAATAGCATGAGAGATAGCGGGCATCCCTGTCTCGAGCCCCGTGCGACGGGGAATGGCTGTGAATGCAGGCCATTGGTTGAGATGATGGCCGTGGGATTCACATATAAAGTACgcaccatgtcaatgaatttggctccaagcctctccattacttgGCACAAGTAGTTCCACTCTAGGCGGTCAAAAGCTTTTTCCACATCCagtgataaaactgctgccgttgctggaaggtttttggcttcttctattacatggaAGCAGCGTGACACTTTGGTATAAACCCTGCTTGGTCGGGGGGACTAGCTTCTCAATAAAGTGTTCTAGGCATAAtgccaagactttggaataGAGCTTAATATCCGTCCcaatgaggctgatgggcctgtAGTTTGAGCACTCCGTAggatctttgccctttttgtgtatgaccgaaattagtgcagtgttggtttgttgatgATGGCTGATGTTAAAGTTTGTAAAATGATAGGTCCTAGTGTTCTTCTAAGTATTCTATGGACTCCTCTGTCAGAAATCTTGCGAGGAGCACCTGGTCTTGGTCGGTTACACAGTGCTCACTGGAACTTTCAGAAGTTTAGATATTCGTCTGTAACCAATGCCATCCGTAGGTTTTTCTACAATAGGCTTGCAAAGGTCTTGGGAGAGCTCTTTGCTTTTACCCATCATGAAATGTTTCTTGGGTGACACCTTGGTAATGAGAAACCCTTTTATAGGCCATCAATAGGACTAATCCAGTTGATATTAATTTGCACTAATAGGGGGCAGGATTACTTCCTAAATACTGACAGATTTCAGCTGGTTTATTGGCTTCCCATGCCTTTTTACACCCCTTTTTCTCCATGTGTTCAATATTTATTCGCATTATCATGGACATGTTTTGAtatctttgtatgtgtggattACTTGGGTTGTTGCTGACATCTGGTGAAAATGTCATTCCAATAGCCCTATCGGAAATATATTTACTGGGAAAAATGTTGACGCGTTATGTGTCCATGGACACTCCACTCCCAAACTGTAACGCTATGGCACATTCAGCCCAGCCCTGACAAACAGTCCAGCAGTCAGCCATTAGCAGCATGTACACTGTGATGTTTGAAAGACTGAGAGCATGCAACTGTGAGTAGCTGTACTATAGGCTATATATTTACTAGGGCTGTCTTCATTAACGTGTTAATCGTgatgcgattaagggccgagcagaacacgttaatttttttttatcgcaTTAAACGCTTCCCGCTATTTAttacagacctgccaacctgtacgcattttgcgtagtaaatacgcattttgacatcaaaatacggtGATACGCTTTGTCACTTTAAACTTTGCGATAATCAGACTGCTTTGAGTTCACTTGTTGACGTGCAGTAGCGTCTCAGTCTAACTCTTGATGGTAGTAGGCtaaaaccattgacatatatcaggggtggccaaccagttcagcataaagagccacaaaaaaatacgcaccatagcaaaaagccacacaacacatgcacgtccaCATTATAAaagcaacagtgacttccagatctaatgaaagtcataatacatagcagttttcataggtttttttttcttacttagattgactcagtgggaaacctgacagtctttgttatccacaatcctttttaggtctggttgtactcggttgtggccactctttcaGAAATCTGGGGCAGCTTTtattcctcaggttgcagaatcggtccataaaaaaactctgctgcattattttttattttaaaataattggcaaatgtattggcaaatgcatcattcaaatgcttttttttaacttatctgaaatgtttcaaaaagtaaaaaaaaaaaataaatccaccaataacacagccctcagccacacagtaagagcctcaaaggagcaggcaaagagccacatacggctcaagagccacaggttcgccacccctggCCTACATGATGTtaagaggagtgtgtgtgtgtgtgtgtgtgtgtgtgtgtgtgtgtgtgcgcgcacctTGCAGTGGTGCATGGCGTCAGACGAGGACACTGGCAGGGAAAGAGAGGGCAGCAAACCTAAAAAGAAGCGGGTCTGTGCCCCTCAGAAGATCATGACAAAATATCAAGAGCAGTGGCCATGCCTTCGCCCCTCTAAACTGCCCAATCATGCCTTTTGCACTTTGTGTAATTATGATTTTGACATTGGCCATCAAGGAGCTACAGGTAATAATATAGCTATCATATAAATGGTTGGTTCCcgtttaattaaattaaaaagttaaTTCATTTATGGATATCAGTTAATATAAGCACACATAACATACAATTAAATATGGAtcatgaaaaaaatgttttaacgcAGGTGTACTGAAAGAAGTATAGCGTAGTAGTGCAGAGCAAGtgatattcatatatataaTCATAGGCTTTCCTAATCACTTTTACAGTCTAACCTAAAATTATGAAGAGAGgctttagagtgtgtgtgtatgtgtgttgcagACTGTCGACGGCACGTGGAggggaaaaaacatttaaaaattgtgGCTGCTACAGACTCGGTGCCTAGAATTAACTCATTCTTCGTACAACCACAGGATTTGAGACCAATCCACGCAGAAACCCTTTACACTACATTCATTGTAGAACACAAATTGCCATTAGCTGCTGCAGACCATGCTGGACCACTGTTTAAGAAGATGTTCCCTCATAGTGAGATAGCCAAACAGTATGGCTGTGGCAGAACTAAGACTGCTGCCATAGTAAAATACACTGGCCTGGCATGACAATGAGTGCATTACAGAAGCAATGAAGCAATCTCCATACAGCCTTGCTACAGATGGGAGCACAGAAATGGATGACATAAAAATGTACCCCATTGTAGTGAAGATGTTTAATGCCAGTCTTGGTAGGGTAGTTGTGATGTTGCTCAAGATTTGTGAATCAAGAGAGTCTACAGGGAGAGCAATATTTGAATTGCTTGATGGTAAACTGACAAAGAGAGGCATACCATGGTCAAATTGTGTCAGCCTTGCAGCTGACAATGCTGCAGTTATGCAAGGCTTAGGGAAAGGTGTAGCAGCTTTTTTGAAGGCACAACATCCGCATATCTACCTAGTTGGTTGTCCTTGCCACCTGATACACCTAGCTGCAGAGAGGGCATCCAGGCAGCTTAGTGTGAACATCGAAGACTT from Perca flavescens isolate YP-PL-M2 chromosome 17, PFLA_1.0, whole genome shotgun sequence includes:
- the LOC114572179 gene encoding zinc finger MYM-type protein 6-like — translated: MKQSPYSLATDGSTEMDDIKMYPIVVKMFNASLGRVVVMLLKICESRESTGRAIFELLDGKLTKRGIPWSNCVSLAADNAAVMQGLGKGVAAFLKAQHPHIYLVGCPCHLIHLAAERASRQLSVNIEDFLITIYYYLDKSSKRKSSLRDIQIMCDTEVRKILKLASTRWLSLGQCVNRLLQQLDALTVFFGNELDAGKKKRTKSPGSSNLPKLPPGPTQKPKATPSTSMPATVPPKQSSSSLSKARAT